In Paenibacillus sp. FSL M7-0420, a single genomic region encodes these proteins:
- a CDS encoding class I SAM-dependent methyltransferase, which yields MERRTFQLPKWQYDELQQIGIDFGSDQEVETYDSYMNNIRSIEQEIRQALESINLQSDHTLLEIGTGTAELAIAAARQCNKVIAIDISSSMLDYAKRKAKRLGVHNIEFYLGGFLSFAGAGRSLDAVVTQNALHHLPDTWKMIALTRIYDMLKTGGKFYLKDVIYSFDIQNYNVFFSNLVDAHKYFHGDKAEEIALSFIKEEYPTLDWIMDGMLRRAGFAIESVEHFEGFTSTFVCVKK from the coding sequence ATGGAACGCAGAACCTTTCAACTTCCCAAGTGGCAATACGACGAGTTGCAGCAAATCGGCATTGATTTTGGAAGTGATCAGGAAGTAGAGACATATGATTCCTACATGAATAATATCAGAAGCATTGAACAGGAAATCAGGCAGGCGCTGGAGAGTATTAATTTACAAAGTGACCATACGCTTCTCGAGATAGGCACTGGAACTGCAGAATTGGCAATTGCGGCTGCCCGCCAGTGCAACAAAGTCATTGCTATTGATATTTCAAGTTCCATGCTTGATTACGCCAAGCGTAAAGCAAAAAGATTGGGCGTTCATAATATTGAGTTTTACCTAGGCGGATTTCTGTCTTTCGCAGGAGCGGGTCGGTCGCTTGACGCTGTAGTTACGCAAAATGCCCTGCATCACCTTCCGGATACCTGGAAAATGATAGCTCTGACACGGATATACGACATGCTGAAAACCGGAGGCAAGTTCTATCTTAAAGATGTTATCTATTCATTTGATATCCAAAATTACAATGTGTTTTTCTCCAACCTAGTGGATGCCCATAAGTATTTCCACGGCGATAAAGCTGAGGAGATCGCTCTTTCCTTTATTAAGGAAGAATATCCCACACTGGACTGGATAATGGATGGGATGTTACGGAGAGCAGGGTTTGCGATTGAGAGTGTGGAGCATTTTGAAGGCTTTACCTCAACATTCGTATGCGTGAAAAAGTAG
- a CDS encoding amino acid adenylation domain-containing protein produces MQNTLQHQFRETVGKYAEKIAIEYGEYTVSYRELDYKSDQIACSLARNGVQKKAHVGVLASSRINLIYAMLGILKAGAVFVPLDGSYPASRLTAMLAASGTSLLLVDNDICGNQLEDIRRNHFGMKTFSIEEIFAVEPAHDGFSNVAEISPEDHVYIYFTSGTTGQPKAIVGINNSLLHFINWEIKAFQIPDNIKVSQLTPPCHDPFLRDVFVPLLTGGTLCIPPSKVFILSDTALVEWIEANGIYLVHCTPSLFRIMNSKELTSEHFSRLHHVALAGERIKPRDLKNWYEIFGSRIQLVNLYGPTETTLAKLYYLINPEDTERASIPIGKPIDGCRAIILNSDMKVCSPGESGQIVIRTPFRTAGYYNEPDLTAKTFVPNPFSNQANDIVYKTGDLGRLLEDGNIEFLGRVDRQVKIRGFRVELDEIENEMLKFPGIRECVVNIKESSSREQEIMTAFYTSPRPLEEQEIRGFLETKFQDYMVPSYLIQLDSIPLTANNKVDYAKLPHPERFSFSYLAPQNDIEVRLERIWCQILHADRIGLNRNFLKIGGTSLDLMTLISKIYQEFGVNVPLGEIFRGATIEKIACSIAYLLGEEDERNGIFIEPTVGKKEFYPLSSVQSRMYTLSFIKDIGTGYNVSSAFVVDGEFNTWKAEQAITAITERHEALRTTFHLVNNKPMQKIHEHIDIHIGRVELGHSTPEALVQSMVQPFNLEQLPLFRISLINLSSNKKIIFFDIHHIISDEASIDNFIHEFTLLYNDERKALPQLSIQYKDYSYWQEEQANSAMTKKQEQFWLEYLKGSVSKLHLQLDKTATKNRRFHGSNVYFDLDESLTSQLKRMAEQHECTLFMVLMALYNVLLAKYTGQTDIVVGTPVLGRTHGELEHLVGAFINTLALRSFPGEELRFVEFLKQVKTHSIQIFEHQEYPFEKVVDQLGTGRGLNRNPVFSTLFVFQQNKEAEISLKDAMLTPFHIEGNTAKFDISLYTEDRGERIRCWFEYKVDLFKQYAVEEMADEFINIANRVADFPSIHLKEIELASVKMP; encoded by the coding sequence ATGCAGAATACGCTGCAGCATCAATTCAGAGAAACTGTGGGGAAATATGCAGAGAAAATCGCTATTGAATACGGCGAATATACCGTCTCCTACCGGGAACTGGACTACAAGTCGGATCAGATAGCATGTTCGTTGGCCCGGAATGGAGTGCAAAAAAAGGCGCATGTCGGGGTGCTTGCTTCTAGCCGCATAAATCTGATTTATGCCATGCTTGGAATTTTGAAAGCCGGAGCTGTATTTGTCCCACTCGATGGCTCCTACCCCGCAAGCAGGCTAACTGCAATGCTTGCAGCCAGTGGAACCAGTCTGCTGCTCGTTGACAACGATATATGCGGAAATCAGCTGGAAGATATCCGGCGGAACCATTTCGGTATGAAGACGTTCAGCATCGAAGAGATATTTGCAGTAGAACCAGCACATGACGGATTCTCTAACGTGGCCGAAATCTCGCCGGAGGATCATGTATATATTTATTTTACCTCTGGCACCACAGGGCAACCCAAGGCAATCGTCGGCATCAATAACAGCCTACTGCATTTCATAAACTGGGAAATCAAGGCTTTCCAGATTCCCGACAATATAAAGGTTAGCCAACTGACGCCACCCTGCCATGATCCTTTTCTGCGGGATGTGTTTGTACCTTTATTAACTGGAGGGACGCTTTGTATTCCGCCAAGCAAAGTGTTCATCTTATCAGATACAGCTTTGGTCGAATGGATTGAAGCAAACGGCATCTATCTCGTACATTGTACACCCAGCCTCTTTCGGATCATGAATTCCAAAGAACTTACTTCAGAACATTTCAGTCGTTTGCATCATGTCGCTCTGGCAGGCGAGCGAATTAAGCCCAGGGATCTCAAGAACTGGTATGAGATATTTGGCAGCAGAATACAACTGGTCAATCTCTACGGACCAACAGAGACAACCTTGGCGAAGCTCTATTATTTGATTAATCCCGAAGATACAGAGAGAGCTTCAATCCCAATCGGCAAACCGATAGACGGTTGCAGGGCTATCATTTTGAACAGTGATATGAAAGTATGCAGTCCCGGCGAAAGCGGTCAAATCGTTATCCGTACCCCCTTCAGAACAGCTGGTTACTACAATGAACCCGATTTGACTGCCAAAACCTTCGTCCCTAATCCATTCAGTAATCAAGCAAATGATATTGTTTATAAGACGGGTGATCTAGGCCGACTATTGGAAGATGGTAATATTGAGTTCCTGGGAAGAGTGGATCGGCAGGTGAAAATCCGTGGCTTTCGGGTTGAACTGGATGAAATTGAGAATGAAATGCTTAAATTCCCGGGAATTCGTGAGTGTGTCGTCAATATTAAGGAAAGTTCAAGCCGAGAACAGGAAATAATGACTGCTTTTTACACATCTCCACGTCCGCTAGAGGAACAGGAAATTAGGGGATTCCTTGAAACTAAGTTTCAGGATTATATGGTCCCCTCTTATTTGATTCAGCTGGATTCAATTCCTTTGACTGCGAATAACAAGGTAGACTATGCTAAGCTGCCCCATCCGGAACGGTTCAGCTTCAGCTATCTCGCTCCGCAGAATGATATTGAAGTGAGACTGGAACGAATCTGGTGTCAAATCCTACATGCCGACCGGATTGGTCTGAATCGAAATTTTCTGAAGATCGGTGGCACTTCTCTGGATTTAATGACTTTAATTTCTAAAATATATCAGGAATTCGGTGTGAATGTGCCGCTGGGCGAAATTTTCAGAGGAGCAACTATTGAGAAGATTGCCTGCAGTATTGCGTATTTACTGGGGGAAGAGGATGAAAGGAACGGAATCTTCATAGAACCAACTGTCGGTAAAAAGGAGTTTTACCCGTTATCCTCGGTCCAGTCGAGAATGTACACGCTTAGTTTTATAAAAGATATCGGTACGGGTTACAATGTGTCAAGCGCTTTCGTGGTAGATGGAGAGTTTAATACATGGAAGGCCGAACAGGCAATTACGGCCATAACCGAAAGACATGAGGCGCTAAGAACCACGTTCCACCTGGTGAATAACAAGCCCATGCAGAAGATCCATGAACATATTGATATTCATATAGGTAGGGTTGAACTGGGCCACAGTACGCCGGAAGCGCTGGTTCAAAGTATGGTACAACCCTTTAACTTGGAACAACTCCCTTTATTTCGAATTTCACTTATCAACTTGTCCAGCAACAAAAAAATAATCTTTTTTGATATTCATCATATTATCTCGGATGAAGCTTCTATTGATAACTTTATTCATGAATTTACCCTTCTGTATAACGATGAGCGCAAAGCACTTCCCCAATTGTCGATTCAGTACAAGGATTATTCATATTGGCAAGAGGAACAGGCAAATTCGGCAATGACAAAAAAACAGGAGCAATTCTGGCTGGAGTATTTGAAAGGGAGCGTATCCAAACTGCATCTTCAACTGGATAAAACCGCAACCAAGAACCGGAGGTTCCATGGCAGCAATGTATATTTCGATCTCGACGAATCCTTGACCAGTCAACTAAAGAGGATGGCAGAGCAGCATGAATGCACTTTATTTATGGTCCTGATGGCCCTTTATAATGTGCTTTTGGCCAAGTATACGGGCCAGACGGATATCGTTGTAGGAACGCCAGTCCTGGGAAGAACCCATGGCGAGCTGGAGCACTTAGTCGGCGCTTTTATCAATACGCTTGCATTGCGGAGTTTTCCTGGAGAAGAGCTCAGGTTTGTCGAATTTCTGAAGCAAGTGAAAACCCACTCAATACAGATTTTTGAACATCAGGAGTATCCTTTTGAGAAAGTCGTAGACCAACTGGGTACCGGCAGAGGACTTAACCGGAATCCGGTTTTCAGCACTTTGTTTGTTTTTCAGCAGAACAAGGAAGCGGAGATCAGTTTGAAGGATGCTATGCTGACCCCCTTTCATATTGAAGGAAATACAGCGAAATTTGATATATCCCTATACACCGAAGATCGCGGAGAGCGGATCAGATGCTGGTTTGAATACAAGGTGGATCTGTTTAAACAGTACGCCGTGGAGGAAATGGCGGATGAGTTTATAAATATCGCTAATCGAGTTGCCGATTTTCCAAGTATTCATCTCAAGGAAATTGAACTGGCCAGTGTTAAGATGCCTTGA
- the sbnA gene encoding 2,3-diaminopropionate biosynthesis protein SbnA encodes MIYDHILQLSGNTPLILLHSKDIEHIDLYAKLEFYNPTGSVKDRAASYIISKVINTGEINQDTMIVESSSGNFGIALAAICKRKGLKFTCVIDPNINEINEVLIRKLGAEVVKVTEVDENGGYLLNRIKKVKELLANTPNSYWVNQYGNPYNSDAYYHLLGGEICDGLDDIDYVFLGVSSGGTISGVSRRIKEKFPHAKIIAVDIYGSVIFGGKPHKRYIPGIGSSMVPSILSEAMIDDVVIVDEESVIQACYELLDENIIFAGGSSGSVYCAVKKYFHDKKFSRRPKVVSVFADRGERYSNTIYNDCWATEFINKSHSLVN; translated from the coding sequence ATGATTTATGACCATATTCTGCAGTTGTCCGGAAATACGCCGTTGATATTATTACATTCTAAAGATATTGAACACATTGATCTGTATGCAAAACTGGAATTTTACAATCCGACCGGCAGTGTTAAAGACAGGGCTGCATCCTACATCATTTCAAAAGTGATAAATACCGGAGAAATTAATCAGGATACGATGATCGTCGAATCTTCCTCCGGAAATTTCGGTATCGCCTTAGCGGCGATATGTAAGAGGAAGGGCCTAAAATTCACCTGTGTCATTGACCCGAATATAAACGAAATCAATGAAGTGCTGATCCGTAAACTGGGTGCCGAGGTTGTAAAAGTTACCGAGGTGGACGAGAACGGGGGATATCTTCTCAACCGGATCAAGAAGGTCAAGGAACTATTGGCCAACACTCCCAATTCCTACTGGGTCAACCAATACGGAAATCCCTATAATTCGGATGCCTACTACCATTTGCTGGGCGGAGAAATATGCGATGGGTTGGATGATATTGACTATGTTTTTTTGGGAGTAAGCTCCGGGGGAACCATTAGCGGCGTATCCAGACGTATCAAGGAGAAATTTCCCCATGCCAAGATTATTGCCGTTGATATTTATGGCTCCGTCATCTTTGGCGGAAAGCCCCATAAACGCTATATACCAGGGATAGGCTCCAGTATGGTGCCCTCTATATTAAGTGAAGCCATGATTGACGACGTTGTGATTGTAGATGAAGAGTCGGTCATTCAGGCATGCTACGAACTGCTGGATGAGAATATCATTTTTGCCGGAGGATCATCCGGATCTGTGTATTGCGCTGTCAAAAAATATTTCCATGATAAAAAGTTTAGTCGCAGACCGAAGGTAGTGTCTGTCTTTGCTGACAGGGGAGAGCGGTATTCTAATACCATATACAATGATTGCTGGGCAACAGAGTTTATCAATAAAAGTCATAGTTTGGTTAATTGA
- a CDS encoding 2,3-diaminopropionate biosynthesis protein SbnB, which translates to MIYLNEHDLLEIGVDWEHAIAAIEQAVHCIDKEDYAQPIKPYLRFKDLKNRIIAMPAYVGGDIDLCGIKWIASFPDNIYKEKPRAHSVVVLNDTSTGEPVSIINTSLLSVIRTAAVSGLMMKYYLKERKSAKYKLGIIGWGPIGQYHLRMSLAVLGDRASEIWLYDIRQIIHLEDVPEAYRDKVKIAESWKEAYGQSDILITCTVASESYIDMKPKVGALLLNVSLRDFKTDVYEYVSHSIIVDDWEEVCRENTDIENFSKYKGLRQEDTRSITDIICRNGMAEYRMNDTVMFNPMGMAIFDMAIASYYLDCAVKNGIGLLLE; encoded by the coding sequence ATGATTTATCTGAACGAACATGATCTTTTAGAAATCGGAGTCGATTGGGAGCATGCAATTGCGGCAATTGAACAGGCAGTGCACTGTATCGATAAAGAGGATTATGCTCAGCCGATTAAACCTTATCTTCGGTTTAAAGATCTCAAGAACCGCATTATTGCCATGCCTGCTTATGTTGGCGGCGATATCGATCTGTGCGGCATCAAGTGGATCGCCAGCTTTCCGGACAATATTTACAAGGAAAAGCCAAGGGCGCACAGTGTGGTTGTTTTAAATGATACATCTACAGGCGAACCTGTCTCTATAATTAACACTTCATTGCTAAGTGTAATCCGTACTGCTGCAGTTAGCGGATTAATGATGAAATATTATCTCAAAGAAAGAAAGTCTGCAAAGTATAAGCTCGGTATCATAGGCTGGGGGCCAATTGGTCAATACCATCTGCGAATGTCTCTGGCTGTGCTTGGCGACAGGGCTTCGGAGATCTGGCTTTACGACATCAGACAGATTATACACCTGGAAGATGTGCCTGAAGCGTACAGGGATAAGGTGAAAATTGCCGAATCATGGAAGGAAGCGTATGGGCAGTCGGATATCCTTATAACTTGTACTGTAGCCAGTGAGTCGTATATCGATATGAAGCCCAAAGTGGGGGCTTTGCTGCTGAATGTCTCTTTAAGAGATTTCAAGACAGATGTTTATGAATATGTGAGCCATTCTATCATTGTCGACGATTGGGAAGAGGTATGCCGGGAAAATACGGATATTGAAAATTTCAGCAAATATAAGGGGCTGCGCCAGGAGGATACACGCTCAATTACAGATATCATCTGCAGAAATGGCATGGCGGAGTATCGCATGAATGACACTGTAATGTTCAACCCGATGGGAATGGCGATTTTCGATATGGCAATTGCTTCATATTATCTGGACTGTGCAGTGAAGAATGGGATTGGGCTATTGCTTGAATAG
- a CDS encoding class I adenylate-forming enzyme family protein: MKNNLIFEMLATSAMKFKDKTAVTYKNETYSYTAMLDEIHMLSKHIHELTVTLDHPVGLLFKNCPEFIIGYYGLIKEDIVTMLIDHKLKGDELQALVNDCHLGGFLLHRDELEHFALKDKFDCVLEYKNFALLYKTDHQYNRPYNQAELMAVTSCRFSSGTTGGPKCMMYAEDNIIAAATNWKNTIHLNEQDKILCLANYTHGLAFNTSMLSPLSVGAEIHMLDSLMPRAIAKYIEQKRITKLVAFPVLYQIMAEKNMKDAYDLASLRICVSSGTVLHAEIKQKFKENIGIHIADLYGVAETGLCILNNSNKTDSVGQPLAGVEIAIMDDHGNKLPIGGEGQIAIKSGSMAKGYYNVPGLFENRVTQEGFYLSGDIAVMDENSFVFVKGRKQDFVDIAGKKVDPKEIEEVLLRIEGIDDVAVFGKKSTKTKLEVLCAAVVSRHGVSKEDIVEFIQPRLAAYKIPQRILFMEQLPRNTYGKVLRRVLIDSMSEI; encoded by the coding sequence TTGAAAAATAATCTAATTTTCGAGATGTTGGCCACAAGCGCCATGAAGTTCAAAGATAAGACAGCCGTCACCTACAAAAATGAAACGTATAGCTACACGGCAATGCTGGATGAGATTCATATGCTGTCCAAGCATATCCATGAATTAACCGTGACGCTGGATCATCCTGTGGGATTGTTATTTAAAAATTGCCCAGAATTCATCATTGGTTACTATGGCTTAATTAAGGAAGATATTGTGACCATGCTTATAGACCATAAGCTCAAGGGCGATGAGCTGCAGGCGCTGGTTAATGATTGCCATCTAGGAGGCTTTCTGCTGCATCGTGATGAGTTGGAGCATTTCGCGCTTAAGGACAAGTTCGATTGCGTCTTGGAATACAAAAATTTTGCCTTGTTGTACAAGACCGATCATCAATACAACCGGCCTTATAATCAAGCCGAATTGATGGCAGTGACATCCTGCAGATTCTCATCGGGTACTACCGGTGGACCTAAATGTATGATGTACGCAGAGGACAATATTATAGCTGCTGCGACCAATTGGAAGAATACTATTCATTTGAATGAGCAGGATAAAATCCTCTGCCTGGCCAATTATACGCATGGTCTGGCGTTTAACACCTCTATGCTGTCTCCGTTATCCGTTGGGGCGGAGATTCATATGCTGGACAGCCTGATGCCCCGAGCAATCGCAAAATATATCGAGCAAAAACGCATCACGAAACTTGTCGCCTTCCCGGTGCTTTATCAAATTATGGCAGAAAAAAATATGAAGGATGCATATGATCTGGCATCGCTCAGAATATGTGTCTCTTCAGGCACTGTATTGCATGCGGAAATCAAACAAAAGTTCAAAGAAAATATCGGTATCCATATCGCAGATTTGTACGGAGTAGCGGAAACAGGTCTATGCATCCTCAATAATAGCAACAAAACGGACTCGGTAGGCCAGCCATTAGCGGGTGTGGAAATAGCAATTATGGATGATCATGGCAATAAATTGCCAATTGGTGGGGAAGGGCAAATCGCTATTAAGAGCGGTTCCATGGCTAAAGGCTACTATAACGTTCCGGGACTATTTGAGAATCGGGTAACACAGGAGGGATTCTATCTCTCTGGAGATATTGCCGTGATGGATGAAAATAGCTTTGTCTTTGTGAAGGGTCGCAAACAGGATTTTGTCGATATTGCCGGCAAGAAAGTAGATCCTAAGGAAATTGAGGAGGTCCTGCTGAGGATTGAAGGAATTGATGATGTAGCTGTTTTCGGTAAAAAAAGTACTAAAACCAAACTCGAGGTATTATGTGCCGCCGTCGTTTCCAGACATGGAGTCAGTAAAGAGGATATTGTTGAGTTTATCCAGCCGCGGTTAGCTGCCTACAAAATTCCGCAGCGGATTTTATTTATGGAGCAGTTGCCCAGAAATACGTATGGAAAAGTATTGCGGAGAGTACTAATTGATAGCATGAGCGAAATTTGA
- a CDS encoding LL-diaminopimelate aminotransferase has translation MSRLQVSQRVLDLPPYIFAKLEQMKSDYIMSHSDLIDLGVGDPDFQTQENIVRMMKEQLDNPDNHRYPSFKGEKELREAISRWYKTNYEVELDPETEILVLIGSKEGLAHLPMAILNEGDYALVPDPAYPAYLSSIILAGGIPYFMPLTRGEKYFPIMEDIPQGIASKAKLMFLNYPNNPTSVMADEASYAKAIRFAEKNGTVIAQDFAYSELAFDGLKPLSFLSVKGAKNVGVEFHSFSKTFAMTGWRLGFVVGNSEVLAALAKVKSCMDSGVFKAVQYAGIEGLTGPADALEAMKKEYSVRRDLLAKGLNRLGWDFDNPGATFYFWVKVPEKYNMDSIRFAEYLLEKKGIMVTPGIGFGSMGEGYIRIAINLPSHQIEEVLKRLETL, from the coding sequence ATGAGCAGGTTGCAAGTGTCACAAAGGGTACTAGATTTGCCGCCGTATATTTTCGCAAAACTGGAGCAAATGAAAAGTGATTATATCATGAGCCATTCGGATCTTATTGATCTGGGGGTTGGTGATCCAGATTTCCAGACGCAAGAAAATATAGTGCGCATGATGAAGGAGCAATTGGATAATCCGGACAATCATCGTTACCCGAGCTTTAAAGGTGAGAAAGAGTTGAGAGAGGCTATAAGCCGGTGGTATAAAACCAATTATGAGGTAGAACTTGATCCGGAGACGGAAATTTTGGTGCTTATCGGTTCTAAAGAAGGCTTGGCGCATTTGCCCATGGCCATTCTTAACGAAGGAGATTACGCACTTGTACCCGATCCGGCTTATCCGGCTTACCTGTCGAGTATTATTCTGGCCGGAGGAATCCCGTATTTTATGCCTTTGACAAGAGGGGAGAAATATTTCCCAATTATGGAGGATATTCCGCAGGGGATAGCGTCAAAGGCCAAACTGATGTTTCTCAATTATCCCAACAATCCAACTTCCGTAATGGCGGATGAAGCTTCTTATGCAAAGGCCATCCGATTTGCCGAGAAAAATGGTACAGTTATCGCTCAGGACTTTGCCTATTCTGAGTTGGCATTTGACGGTTTGAAGCCACTCAGCTTCTTGTCCGTGAAGGGGGCGAAGAATGTGGGAGTGGAATTCCACTCTTTCTCCAAAACCTTTGCGATGACGGGCTGGAGGCTCGGTTTTGTCGTCGGGAACAGCGAAGTGCTGGCCGCACTTGCCAAGGTGAAGAGCTGTATGGATTCCGGTGTCTTTAAAGCAGTGCAGTATGCCGGTATAGAAGGATTAACTGGGCCTGCGGATGCGCTCGAAGCGATGAAAAAGGAGTATTCGGTACGCAGGGATCTGCTGGCTAAGGGACTTAATCGGTTGGGATGGGATTTCGATAATCCTGGTGCCACTTTTTATTTCTGGGTCAAGGTACCAGAGAAATACAATATGGATTCCATCCGTTTCGCCGAGTATTTGCTTGAGAAGAAAGGAATCATGGTCACTCCTGGCATCGGTTTCGGCAGCATGGGAGAAGGCTATATCCGGATAGCCATCAATCTGCCCAGTCACCAAATCGAGGAAGTATTAAAAAGGTTGGAAACGCTATGA
- a CDS encoding PLP-dependent cysteine synthase family protein codes for MILYNDILGTVGNTPIVRINKLADHKRKNIFAKLEFFNPGKSVKDRIALNIISEAEAEGKLNKDSIILESSSGNTGIGLSIVSRVKGYPNIIVVDKNCPNEKIKLLKALGATIVMITTEKNDSEDLTERRIEFVNQARDILDHVFVPNQYENPNAPLAHYKHTGQEIINFMEETGIYFKAIFISVGTGGTISGISKRIKEFDPSIQIIGVEPLGSTLFGGEKGPYLQQGPGNYFQPKNLIYHDIDLGIKVSDQDAFNMCRRLALQEGILVGGSSGGVMHSAIDMCNEIAGNVLCVLPDGGEKYLDSIYSDKWLMEKGVVVEQQNINDVHILNIDGLTDYSEFIRKLRGVVLKDEDQGTL; via the coding sequence ATGATTCTATATAACGATATACTGGGAACGGTTGGGAATACACCGATTGTCCGGATTAACAAGCTGGCGGATCATAAACGGAAGAATATTTTTGCCAAGCTAGAATTCTTCAATCCCGGCAAAAGTGTTAAGGACAGAATTGCCTTGAATATTATCAGCGAGGCAGAAGCCGAAGGGAAACTGAATAAAGACAGTATCATTCTGGAATCATCATCGGGAAATACCGGCATTGGGTTAAGTATCGTGAGCAGGGTCAAGGGTTATCCCAATATCATCGTCGTTGACAAGAATTGCCCCAATGAAAAAATCAAACTGCTCAAGGCGCTCGGAGCTACTATTGTCATGATAACAACAGAAAAGAATGACAGCGAAGATTTAACCGAAAGAAGAATTGAATTTGTCAATCAAGCCAGAGATATACTGGATCATGTGTTTGTTCCCAATCAGTATGAAAATCCGAACGCTCCTCTTGCCCACTATAAACATACCGGACAGGAAATCATTAATTTCATGGAAGAAACCGGTATATATTTCAAAGCAATATTTATTAGTGTCGGGACAGGGGGAACCATAAGCGGTATTTCCAAAAGAATCAAAGAATTCGATCCATCGATCCAGATTATCGGTGTAGAGCCCTTGGGGTCAACGTTGTTCGGTGGGGAAAAGGGACCATATTTACAGCAGGGCCCAGGAAACTATTTTCAGCCCAAAAATCTCATCTACCACGATATTGACTTAGGTATTAAAGTGTCGGATCAAGATGCTTTTAATATGTGCAGAAGATTGGCGCTGCAGGAAGGAATATTGGTCGGCGGTTCCTCCGGGGGAGTGATGCACTCTGCAATAGACATGTGCAATGAAATAGCCGGAAATGTTCTGTGCGTTCTGCCCGACGGAGGAGAGAAGTATCTGGACTCTATTTACTCTGACAAATGGCTGATGGAGAAAGGCGTTGTTGTAGAACAGCAAAATATCAATGATGTCCATATTTTGAACATTGACGGATTGACGGATTACAGCGAATTTATCCGTAAGTTAAGAGGAGTGGTGCTGAAAGATGAGGATCAAGGAACCTTATGA
- a CDS encoding carboxymuconolactone decarboxylase family protein: protein MRIKEPYENLFGFVPELTEKRHQFSTEVMPEILEIHELFREKSMHSGELDEKTGQMILFALLASHMREGAQVHAISSRRLGATWKELHAVANLVFLFSGLSAMNFAIRILFDLKSKEEAGL from the coding sequence ATGAGGATCAAGGAACCTTATGAAAATCTATTTGGGTTTGTGCCGGAACTTACAGAAAAAAGACATCAGTTTTCTACGGAAGTAATGCCAGAAATTCTTGAAATTCACGAACTTTTCCGGGAGAAAAGCATGCATTCAGGCGAGCTTGATGAAAAGACGGGTCAAATGATTTTGTTCGCACTGTTAGCCTCGCATATGAGGGAAGGCGCACAAGTCCATGCCATATCTTCAAGAAGACTAGGAGCTACATGGAAGGAACTTCATGCGGTAGCAAATCTGGTGTTTCTATTCTCGGGATTGTCGGCGATGAATTTCGCGATACGTATCCTTTTTGACTTGAAAAGCAAGGAAGAGGCTGGCCTATGA
- a CDS encoding acyl carrier protein, producing the protein MTTTKTEVEAKVKEIVASIADFELEATAIDSGKDGLKKLGLNSLALIRIMVEIEKEYEIEMNIDEENDYIMNSVCDLAEYILSWESDNLGL; encoded by the coding sequence ATGACAACGACTAAAACAGAAGTGGAAGCCAAAGTAAAGGAGATTGTTGCATCCATTGCTGATTTTGAGTTAGAGGCAACTGCAATTGATTCCGGGAAGGACGGACTGAAAAAACTCGGATTAAATTCGCTGGCTCTCATTCGAATTATGGTAGAGATCGAAAAAGAATATGAAATCGAAATGAACATTGACGAAGAGAACGATTATATTATGAACTCTGTCTGCGATTTGGCGGAGTATATCCTATCTTGGGAATCGGATAATTTGGGCCTATAA